The Leucobacter sp. UCMA 4100 genome window below encodes:
- a CDS encoding SDR family NAD(P)-dependent oxidoreductase, giving the protein MKLQGITALITGAASGLGAATAKALTAEGAEVLGLDLASSIEKATQVEGVTLVAADVTSEEEVSAAIEGYEGAPLRVVVNCAGIAPAELTVSPRGAHSLDLFRKTIDINLVGTFNVLRLGALAMSKTEPLEHGQRGVVVNTASVAAYEGQIGQAAYAASKAGVVGLTITAARDLARLGIRVNTIAPGIVDTPMLAGLPERVTDALAESVPFPHRLAQPAEYAQLAKMIIEHDYLNGETIRMDGAIRMAPK; this is encoded by the coding sequence ATGAAGCTTCAAGGAATTACCGCACTCATTACTGGCGCTGCCTCAGGGCTCGGCGCCGCAACCGCCAAGGCCCTCACTGCTGAGGGAGCCGAGGTGCTCGGTCTCGATCTTGCCTCGTCAATCGAGAAGGCCACCCAGGTCGAGGGAGTGACCCTCGTTGCGGCCGACGTGACGAGCGAAGAAGAAGTCAGCGCTGCGATCGAGGGCTACGAGGGCGCACCGTTGCGCGTCGTGGTCAACTGCGCCGGCATTGCTCCAGCAGAGCTCACGGTCTCGCCGCGCGGCGCGCACAGCCTCGACCTCTTTCGCAAGACCATCGATATTAACCTCGTGGGCACCTTCAACGTCTTGCGCCTCGGCGCTCTTGCGATGTCGAAGACGGAGCCGCTCGAGCATGGTCAGCGCGGCGTCGTGGTGAACACCGCTTCTGTCGCGGCCTACGAGGGGCAGATTGGCCAGGCCGCCTACGCTGCGTCGAAGGCCGGCGTTGTCGGCCTCACCATTACTGCGGCGCGCGACCTCGCGCGGCTCGGTATTCGCGTGAACACGATCGCCCCTGGCATCGTCGACACCCCGATGCTTGCGGGGCTGCCGGAGCGGGTAACCGACGCTCTCGCAGAGAGCGTTCCCTTCCCGCACCGGCTCGCCCAGCCCGCCGAGTACGCGCAGCTCGCGAAGATGATTATCGAGCACGACTACTTGAACGGCGAGACCATTCGCATGGACGGCGCCATTCGCATGGCGCCGAAGTAG
- a CDS encoding putative transporter small subunit, which yields MSPLFLTIYVLICPVIVLGVLAVILKAFFTELRQAKREGRSII from the coding sequence ATGAGCCCCCTATTTCTCACGATTTACGTTCTTATTTGCCCGGTCATCGTGCTCGGCGTGCTCGCGGTCATTCTGAAGGCGTTCTTCACAGAACTTCGTCAAGCCAAGCGCGAGGGCCGCAGCATTATTTAG
- a CDS encoding winged helix-turn-helix transcriptional regulator translates to MALRSDWSGEACPIRRAVDVVGDPWVLLIVGEVLHGNGRFEQLRGTLGISEAVLSRRLKMMVETGLLTKVDYDDAGRVRQGYAATEAASDLLPIVQQLALWGEKHTGAPTGGTPIVMVHRSCGQETTRAEVCSACGETLVAEQMRWINPSDNTGRDLVGPGVLV, encoded by the coding sequence ATGGCGTTACGCTCAGACTGGTCAGGCGAGGCCTGCCCGATTCGACGGGCAGTCGACGTGGTTGGCGACCCGTGGGTGCTCTTAATCGTCGGAGAGGTGCTGCATGGCAACGGCCGGTTCGAGCAGTTGCGCGGCACGCTCGGCATCTCTGAGGCGGTGCTCAGCAGGCGCCTCAAGATGATGGTCGAAACGGGCCTGCTCACCAAGGTCGATTACGATGACGCTGGTCGCGTTCGCCAGGGGTACGCCGCGACCGAGGCCGCGAGCGACCTTCTTCCTATCGTGCAGCAGCTGGCCCTCTGGGGCGAGAAGCACACCGGTGCGCCGACCGGCGGAACCCCCATCGTCATGGTGCACCGCAGCTGTGGCCAAGAGACGACGCGGGCCGAGGTCTGCAGCGCCTGCGGCGAGACGCTCGTTGCCGAGCAGATGCGGTGGATCAACCCCAGCGATAACACGGGCCGTGATCTCGTGGGCCCGGGAGTGCTCGTATGA
- a CDS encoding class I adenylate-forming enzyme family protein: MPYTRTVLEVASNEPERVALTDGVRSITYGDLSRSSGAHKAVVDSLLGQLSPEALSGITFADEIGDIPVISISLTHVLDSAELVAVLAGYRTVTSVLDPLWPIEHRVRSIVRSGAQIVVTDDESLGHALVEGDWPGVIIGLDEYRARLARVSEAENREQPPTVRDDEEPFLLIFTSGTTDLPKGFLRTRKSWRYNVRVSECWLRAKPAELTFAPGPLAYSLTLYALVEVLGTGGSIMLQSRFDPLDAARLLVEKPVTRLVAVPAVLPALAQAAKRDGVQFTRLSDAVIGGANLSLALRTSFEEVAPDATVLSYYGAAEIGFIAWSTEGDGALLEPFDGLSLSVRDENGAELPEGELGQLFVRVGSQGDRYISTTGGALITGADGWATVNDRARLVGGKLLLEGRAGDIAVTGGHKVSLVQIERTLEGVPGCERCCVVTQPHRLLGEILVAVIEATPGQAAPEKARVNAMLGELLPPQFVPHRYYLAEDFPRTVGGKIRRVEVRAELEAGAYTRL, translated from the coding sequence ATGCCATACACCCGCACGGTGCTCGAGGTCGCATCGAACGAACCCGAACGCGTTGCCCTGACCGATGGGGTGCGCAGCATCACGTACGGTGACCTTTCCCGTTCTTCAGGAGCCCACAAAGCGGTCGTTGATAGCCTGCTCGGGCAGCTCAGCCCTGAGGCACTTTCTGGCATCACCTTCGCCGACGAGATCGGCGATATTCCGGTCATCTCGATCTCACTGACGCACGTGCTCGACAGCGCAGAGCTCGTCGCGGTGCTCGCGGGTTATCGAACGGTTACCTCGGTGCTCGACCCGCTCTGGCCCATTGAGCATCGGGTGCGCTCGATCGTGCGCTCGGGAGCCCAAATTGTGGTGACCGATGATGAATCACTTGGCCATGCCCTTGTCGAGGGCGATTGGCCCGGCGTGATCATTGGCCTCGACGAGTACCGGGCGCGACTCGCCCGAGTGAGTGAGGCTGAGAATCGGGAGCAGCCGCCTACCGTGCGCGACGACGAAGAGCCCTTCCTGCTCATTTTCACGTCGGGAACGACCGACCTGCCGAAAGGGTTCTTGCGCACGCGAAAAAGCTGGCGCTACAACGTGCGGGTGAGCGAGTGCTGGCTGCGTGCCAAGCCTGCAGAGCTGACCTTCGCGCCCGGACCGCTCGCCTACAGTCTCACGCTCTACGCCCTCGTCGAAGTGCTGGGAACCGGCGGATCGATCATGCTGCAGAGTCGTTTTGACCCGCTCGACGCCGCGAGGCTGCTCGTCGAGAAACCGGTCACGAGGCTCGTCGCGGTGCCAGCCGTGCTGCCGGCGCTCGCGCAAGCCGCGAAGCGCGACGGAGTGCAGTTCACGAGGCTCAGCGACGCCGTGATCGGCGGCGCAAACCTCAGTCTTGCGTTGCGCACGAGCTTTGAAGAGGTCGCGCCCGATGCGACCGTTCTGAGTTACTACGGGGCCGCCGAAATCGGTTTCATTGCGTGGAGCACCGAGGGTGACGGTGCCCTGCTTGAACCCTTCGACGGTCTCTCGCTGAGCGTCCGAGACGAGAACGGGGCAGAACTGCCGGAGGGAGAGCTTGGGCAGCTCTTCGTGCGGGTTGGTTCACAGGGCGACCGCTACATCTCGACCACGGGAGGCGCGCTCATCACGGGTGCCGACGGCTGGGCGACGGTCAATGATCGCGCGCGGCTCGTGGGCGGCAAGCTGTTGCTCGAGGGGCGTGCCGGCGATATTGCCGTGACGGGTGGGCATAAGGTCTCGCTCGTGCAGATCGAACGAACGCTCGAGGGTGTTCCCGGCTGCGAACGGTGCTGCGTTGTCACGCAGCCTCATCGCCTGCTCGGCGAGATTCTCGTCGCCGTCATCGAAGCGACGCCGGGCCAAGCGGCACCTGAGAAAGCCCGGGTGAACGCCATGCTCGGCGAGCTGCTGCCACCGCAGTTTGTGCCGCACCGCTACTACCTTGCCGAAGATTTTCCGCGCACCGTCGGCGGGAAGATTCGCCGCGTCGAGGTGCGCGCCGAGCTCGAGGCAGGGGCTTACACGAGGCTCTAA
- a CDS encoding exodeoxyribonuclease VII small subunit: protein MSNSSAPIAELSYEEARDELVQVVSKLEQGAATLEESLSLWERGEALAARCEEWLLGARKRLEAARQSAPSETEAE, encoded by the coding sequence ATGTCGAATAGCAGTGCCCCCATCGCCGAGCTCTCGTACGAAGAAGCACGTGACGAGCTCGTGCAAGTGGTGAGCAAACTTGAACAGGGCGCGGCCACGCTCGAAGAGTCGCTCTCGCTGTGGGAGCGCGGTGAGGCGCTCGCCGCACGCTGCGAAGAGTGGCTGCTCGGCGCCCGCAAACGCTTAGAAGCGGCACGCCAGAGCGCCCCGTCAGAAACCGAGGCAGAATAA
- a CDS encoding putative RNA methyltransferase, producing the protein MSERAAALDAWLAHLACPVCGAGQSQHVMREAGAVRCERGHAFDIARQGYVNLGASQKDVRADTAAMVMAREAMHASGAFDGIARALNAAVAARDWGEGELRFADLAGGSGFYAARLLESLAAGGVGEPDAHARGLVLDLSTAALKRAVAAHDRIAGVAADLTKGIPLRDGSVHALVNVFGPRNGAEMRRVLARDGACFVVSPSSHHLEQLVGELGMLQVADDKAERVERAMQGFTVQGRERCEEQVEFGEAQLRNIIAMGPSAHHVNGEEIAERVASLLERAGRNTIEVTMSVDVTTFVPSDAASAAPKKMGARSSIPG; encoded by the coding sequence ATGAGCGAGCGCGCGGCGGCGCTTGATGCGTGGCTCGCACACCTCGCCTGTCCCGTCTGCGGGGCGGGGCAGAGCCAGCACGTGATGCGTGAGGCTGGCGCCGTGCGCTGCGAACGTGGCCACGCATTCGACATTGCGCGCCAGGGGTACGTAAATCTCGGAGCCAGCCAGAAAGACGTGCGGGCCGACACCGCTGCGATGGTGATGGCGCGCGAAGCGATGCACGCCTCAGGCGCTTTTGACGGGATCGCGCGCGCATTGAACGCCGCGGTCGCCGCCCGAGACTGGGGCGAGGGCGAGCTACGCTTCGCCGATCTCGCTGGCGGATCGGGGTTTTACGCGGCCCGGCTTCTCGAGTCGCTCGCCGCTGGTGGCGTGGGCGAACCCGATGCTCATGCGCGAGGCCTCGTGCTTGATCTCTCGACCGCAGCCCTGAAGCGCGCGGTCGCGGCTCACGATCGTATCGCTGGCGTTGCGGCCGACCTGACGAAAGGCATTCCGCTGCGCGACGGCTCGGTTCACGCGCTCGTGAACGTTTTCGGCCCGCGTAACGGAGCTGAGATGAGGCGCGTGCTCGCGCGCGACGGCGCCTGCTTCGTGGTCTCGCCGAGCAGCCACCATCTCGAACAGCTTGTCGGCGAGCTCGGCATGCTGCAGGTGGCCGATGACAAGGCCGAGCGGGTCGAACGAGCCATGCAGGGTTTCACGGTGCAGGGGCGAGAGCGCTGCGAAGAGCAGGTCGAGTTTGGCGAAGCGCAACTCAGGAACATTATTGCGATGGGTCCGAGCGCTCACCATGTGAACGGCGAAGAGATCGCGGAGCGGGTCGCCTCGCTGCTCGAACGAGCCGGGAGGAACACGATCGAGGTGACGATGAGCGTTGACGTGACGACATTCGTGCCGAGTGACGCTGCCTCAGCCGCACCGAAAAAGATGGGTGCGCGAAGCAGCATCCCGGGTTAG
- the xseA gene encoding exodeoxyribonuclease VII large subunit, translating to MCPQPVTPASRETPWPVALMSTKVREYIDRLGTIWVEGELTQWQNRQGNTYGKLKDLDDDATISLTAWRSVTAKLTEEFSQGDRVIALVKANYWVKGGTLSFNVLDIKHVGLGDLLERLERFKAQLRSEGLFAPERKKALPFLPAKIGLITGRDSDAEKDVVRNATLRWPDVQFEIAYTAVQGERAASEVRAALIALDDDPSVDVIIIARGGGDFQHLLPFSDEALVREAALANTPIVSAIGHEADRPLLDEVADLRASTPTDAAKRVVPDVGEERERIAQARLRLSSRLTQLITHEIDRVQSLRERPVMQSPERLIDERAEELTRWIARGAELSERQVESAERHLGELRSQLLALSPQATLNRGYSIVQNDDRTVLADPAEAPEGTGLTITLARGTLAAVAGPATSPTA from the coding sequence ATGTGCCCGCAACCCGTAACCCCAGCCTCGAGAGAGACCCCCTGGCCCGTTGCTCTCATGAGCACAAAGGTGCGAGAGTACATCGACAGGCTCGGCACGATCTGGGTTGAAGGCGAGCTCACGCAGTGGCAAAACCGTCAGGGCAACACCTACGGCAAGCTCAAAGACCTCGACGATGACGCGACGATCTCGCTCACCGCATGGCGCAGCGTAACCGCAAAGCTCACCGAAGAGTTCTCTCAGGGCGACCGCGTGATCGCGCTCGTCAAGGCGAACTATTGGGTCAAGGGCGGCACGCTGTCGTTTAACGTGCTCGACATCAAGCACGTCGGTCTGGGCGACCTGCTCGAGCGGCTCGAACGGTTCAAAGCACAGCTGCGTTCAGAGGGGCTCTTCGCCCCCGAGCGCAAGAAGGCGCTCCCGTTTCTGCCCGCAAAGATCGGCCTCATCACCGGTCGTGACTCAGACGCCGAAAAAGATGTCGTGCGTAACGCCACGCTGCGCTGGCCCGATGTGCAGTTTGAGATCGCATACACGGCGGTGCAGGGAGAGCGAGCTGCTTCTGAGGTGCGCGCGGCACTCATCGCGCTCGACGACGATCCGAGCGTCGACGTCATCATCATTGCCCGCGGCGGCGGCGACTTTCAACACCTGCTTCCCTTCAGCGACGAGGCGCTCGTGCGCGAGGCGGCACTCGCGAACACCCCGATCGTGAGCGCCATTGGCCACGAGGCCGATCGCCCCCTGCTCGACGAGGTCGCCGACCTTCGTGCTTCAACGCCGACCGACGCTGCCAAGCGGGTCGTGCCTGACGTTGGCGAAGAGCGTGAACGCATTGCTCAGGCGAGGCTCAGGCTCTCATCGCGTCTCACCCAGCTCATCACGCACGAGATCGATCGCGTGCAGTCGCTCAGAGAACGGCCCGTCATGCAGAGCCCCGAACGGCTCATCGATGAGCGGGCCGAAGAACTCACCCGGTGGATCGCGCGTGGCGCTGAGCTCAGCGAGCGCCAGGTCGAATCGGCCGAACGCCATCTCGGCGAACTCCGTTCACAGCTTCTCGCGCTCTCACCCCAGGCGACACTCAACAGGGGCTATTCAATCGTGCAAAATGACGATCGCACCGTGCTTGCCGACCCTGCTGAAGCCCCTGAAGGCACCGGTCTCACGATTACACTCGCGCGTGGCACGCTCGCGGCGGTCGCAGGGCCCGCGACTTCACCAACAGCCTGA
- a CDS encoding class II fumarate hydratase produces MTDTEYRIEHDTMGEVRVPKNALYAAQTQRAVENFPISGRGLEPAQIVALARVKRAAAIANLELGIISKEISDAIVAAAEEIIAGNHHDMFPVDTYQTGSGTSSNMNMNEVLSTLATKHLGAPVHPNDHVNASQSSNDVFPTSVHIAVTGALIEQLKPSLEHLAEALEAKAELWKEAVKPGRTHLMDATPVTLGQAFSGFATQMRYGIERIDAALPRVAEVPQGGTAVGTGINTPIGFPEKVIAEIAASSGLPITQARNLFEAQSNRDGLVEASGALRTIAVSLTKLTDDIRWMGSGPNTGLGELHIPDLQPGSSIMPGKVNPVVPEAVMMVCARVIGNDATVAWGGARGNFELNVMIPVMGTALLESIRLLSNATRVLADKTIAGLEANIERMATLAGMSPSTVTPLNRLIGYEAGAKIAKHAVAEGVTVREATIALGYVERGELSEAELDKALDLLSMTHPGVAK; encoded by the coding sequence GTGACTGATACCGAATACCGTATTGAACATGACACCATGGGCGAGGTGCGCGTGCCCAAGAACGCGCTGTACGCAGCACAGACGCAGCGTGCGGTAGAGAACTTCCCGATCTCGGGTCGTGGCCTCGAGCCAGCCCAGATCGTCGCACTCGCTCGCGTGAAGCGCGCGGCAGCGATCGCCAACCTTGAGCTCGGCATCATCTCGAAAGAGATCTCTGACGCGATCGTCGCGGCAGCAGAAGAGATCATCGCTGGCAACCACCACGACATGTTCCCGGTCGACACCTACCAGACCGGCTCGGGCACCTCGTCAAACATGAACATGAACGAGGTTCTCTCGACCCTCGCGACGAAGCACCTTGGCGCACCCGTTCACCCGAACGACCACGTCAACGCTTCGCAGTCGTCGAACGACGTGTTCCCCACCTCGGTGCACATCGCAGTGACCGGCGCGCTCATCGAGCAGCTCAAGCCTTCACTCGAGCACCTCGCCGAGGCCCTCGAGGCCAAGGCAGAGCTGTGGAAGGAGGCCGTGAAGCCCGGCCGCACCCACCTCATGGACGCGACCCCCGTAACCCTCGGCCAGGCCTTCAGCGGCTTCGCCACCCAGATGCGTTACGGCATCGAGCGCATTGACGCGGCACTTCCTCGCGTCGCCGAGGTTCCGCAGGGCGGCACCGCGGTTGGCACCGGCATCAACACCCCCATCGGGTTCCCCGAGAAGGTCATCGCCGAGATCGCCGCTTCGAGCGGCCTGCCCATCACCCAGGCGCGCAATCTCTTCGAGGCGCAGTCAAACCGTGATGGCCTCGTCGAGGCTTCGGGCGCACTGCGCACCATCGCCGTTTCACTCACGAAGCTCACCGATGACATTCGCTGGATGGGCTCGGGCCCAAACACTGGTCTCGGAGAACTCCACATTCCCGACTTGCAGCCCGGCTCGTCGATTATGCCCGGCAAGGTGAACCCCGTTGTTCCCGAGGCCGTCATGATGGTCTGCGCCCGCGTCATCGGTAACGACGCAACCGTCGCATGGGGCGGGGCACGCGGCAACTTCGAGCTCAACGTCATGATTCCTGTCATGGGAACCGCGCTGCTCGAGTCGATTCGCCTGCTCTCGAACGCAACCCGCGTACTCGCCGACAAGACGATCGCTGGCCTCGAGGCAAACATCGAGCGCATGGCGACCCTCGCCGGCATGAGCCCATCGACCGTGACCCCGCTCAACCGCCTCATCGGCTACGAAGCTGGCGCGAAGATCGCAAAGCACGCCGTCGCCGAGGGCGTCACCGTGCGCGAGGCGACCATCGCACTCGGCTACGTCGAGCGCGGCGAACTCAGCGAGGCCGAGCTCGACAAGGCGCTTGACCTGCTCTCGATGACCCACCCGGGCGTCGCGAAGTAA
- a CDS encoding DUF4245 domain-containing protein: protein MASKKPKIVAELGRPETPNETAARKAENSRLHRQRQTVNNLVYSLLASLGVVLILVLIVPRWGGDFEDRSVDVISLAHDASPTAGIELVAPAMPSDWLAKQATIRSSKADKVTQWYVGYTTPKPTEQFAAVVQAFTPEAGPANETWVAQLLESKSATGTEDFAGHTWTVYEHGDDDAEETNVLFAMSTNLDNSTLVVYGTDEPIVIRELAQAALDSL from the coding sequence ATGGCAAGCAAGAAGCCCAAGATCGTCGCCGAGCTCGGTCGCCCAGAAACCCCGAATGAGACGGCAGCGAGAAAGGCCGAGAACTCTCGCCTGCACCGTCAAAGGCAAACCGTCAACAACCTCGTGTACTCGTTGCTCGCGAGCCTTGGCGTTGTGCTCATTCTCGTACTCATCGTGCCCCGCTGGGGAGGCGACTTCGAAGACCGTTCGGTCGACGTCATCTCACTCGCGCACGATGCAAGCCCGACCGCCGGCATCGAACTCGTCGCACCCGCGATGCCGAGCGACTGGCTTGCCAAGCAGGCCACCATTCGTTCGTCGAAGGCCGACAAGGTCACGCAGTGGTACGTCGGCTACACGACACCAAAGCCAACCGAGCAGTTTGCCGCGGTCGTACAAGCTTTCACGCCAGAGGCCGGCCCTGCAAACGAGACCTGGGTCGCCCAGCTGCTCGAGTCAAAGAGCGCGACCGGCACCGAAGACTTCGCGGGTCACACCTGGACCGTGTACGAGCACGGCGACGACGACGCTGAAGAGACGAACGTGCTCTTTGCGATGAGCACCAACCTCGATAACTCAACTCTCGTGGTGTACGGCACCGACGAGCCCATCGTGATTCGCGAGCTCGCTCAGGCAGCTCTCGACTCGCTCTAA
- a CDS encoding sodium:solute symporter family protein, which translates to MQGWVVIALLVLFYGGSLIMSLRISKKSENADEYMTAGGKIGFGISAASMTATWIWASSMYASATSGYTYGISGPLHYGLWGALMILFIYPFGKRIRKVAPKAHTIAEVMYARHGRSSQLMLAVSNVLGSVISLTTNLIAGGALIAMLSPFSFGQGVIAIAGGVLLYTVWSGFRASVLTDVAQVVAMLGAAAILIPVIFFSAGGPAMFTEGAANLTPEQSNFFSSEAFLNQGAPYIAAVLAYAIGNQTIAQRLFAVREDLIKPTFITATVGYGATVIGIGMLGVMALYLGIEPLGGDLNNLVPQMAATYLPPTLIALFFVMIIGSLSSTADSDLTALSAIMMADVYGQNVAGRGKANPKRMVFIGRITMVIAMAAALYFATGKMNILDMLVFVGALWGTLVFPVIASFYWNRVSNVAFTVGTLSAMAAFLPVRFELIPANPVTNFLIDVLSIVGVGVVIGLMAFGFFGLKPALWAGGIASVIVTPFALGAVHDYAVLSGSLVAYAVSTIVTTLISLRNKKPFDFALLAERTGEFDAITPEKAAEAAKSAR; encoded by the coding sequence ATGCAGGGTTGGGTGGTTATCGCCCTTCTCGTGCTCTTTTACGGCGGCAGCCTCATCATGTCACTTCGCATCAGCAAGAAGAGCGAGAACGCCGACGAGTACATGACCGCCGGTGGAAAAATTGGGTTCGGCATCTCGGCCGCGTCAATGACCGCCACATGGATTTGGGCCTCGTCGATGTACGCCTCGGCAACCTCGGGCTACACCTACGGCATCTCAGGCCCACTGCACTACGGGCTCTGGGGAGCCCTCATGATTCTGTTCATTTACCCCTTCGGCAAGCGCATTCGCAAGGTCGCTCCAAAGGCGCACACGATCGCCGAGGTCATGTATGCGAGGCACGGGCGTTCGAGCCAGCTCATGCTCGCCGTCTCAAACGTGCTCGGCAGCGTCATCAGCCTCACCACGAACCTCATCGCGGGTGGCGCGCTCATCGCGATGCTCTCGCCGTTTAGCTTCGGGCAGGGCGTGATCGCGATCGCCGGCGGCGTGCTGCTCTACACCGTCTGGTCGGGCTTTCGCGCTTCGGTGCTCACCGACGTCGCTCAGGTGGTCGCGATGCTCGGGGCAGCGGCGATTCTCATTCCCGTGATCTTCTTCAGCGCCGGCGGCCCGGCCATGTTTACCGAGGGCGCAGCGAACCTCACGCCAGAGCAGTCGAACTTCTTCTCGTCTGAGGCATTCTTGAATCAGGGCGCCCCGTACATCGCCGCAGTGCTCGCATACGCGATCGGAAACCAGACCATTGCGCAGCGTCTCTTCGCGGTGCGCGAAGATCTCATCAAGCCAACCTTCATCACCGCGACGGTCGGTTACGGCGCGACCGTGATCGGTATCGGCATGCTCGGCGTCATGGCCCTGTACCTCGGCATCGAGCCCTTGGGCGGCGACCTCAACAACCTCGTTCCGCAGATGGCCGCCACCTACCTGCCGCCAACGCTCATCGCGCTCTTCTTCGTCATGATCATCGGTTCACTCTCTTCGACGGCCGACTCTGATCTCACGGCGCTCTCGGCGATCATGATGGCCGATGTCTACGGGCAGAACGTCGCGGGTCGTGGCAAGGCGAACCCGAAGCGCATGGTCTTCATCGGGCGCATCACCATGGTCATCGCGATGGCCGCGGCGCTCTACTTCGCGACCGGCAAGATGAACATTCTCGACATGCTCGTCTTTGTTGGCGCGCTCTGGGGCACCCTCGTGTTTCCGGTCATCGCGAGCTTCTACTGGAACCGGGTCTCGAACGTTGCCTTCACGGTTGGCACGCTGAGCGCCATGGCAGCCTTCTTGCCCGTGCGCTTCGAACTCATCCCGGCAAACCCGGTGACGAACTTCCTCATCGACGTGCTCTCGATCGTGGGCGTCGGCGTCGTGATCGGCCTCATGGCCTTCGGGTTCTTCGGTCTGAAGCCCGCACTCTGGGCAGGTGGTATCGCGAGCGTGATCGTGACGCCGTTTGCCTTAGGCGCGGTGCACGACTACGCCGTACTCAGCGGATCGCTCGTGGCCTACGCCGTCAGCACGATCGTCACGACGCTCATCTCGTTGCGCAACAAGAAACCCTTCGACTTCGCCCTGCTCGCCGAGCGTACCGGCGAGTTCGACGCGATCACGCCCGAAAAGGCAGCCGAGGCCGCGAAGAGCGCCCGCTAA
- a CDS encoding zinc-binding alcohol dehydrogenase family protein yields MHTTRAIGYSQNHPIDHPDSIIEREIPVPELGSHDLLVEVRAVSVNPVDVKVRQGAPANGFKVLGYDASGVVRAVGEGVTLFSVGDEVFYAGQIDKQGTNQALHTIDERVVGRKPTTLSFTDAASLPLTTITAWECLFDRLGLTEASRGTLLIVGATGGVGSVMMQLCEALLPGVTVIATASSPERVAWALERGAEHTVNHHADLAAEVLEIAPDGVEWIFTAHSKGQVETYERIIRPFGHIVAIDDGPTDVTPLKIKSVAWHWERMFTRSMFQTPDMIEQHHLLNATAALVDAGKVTATTTRVLSPLTSATVREAHELIETGRTVGKLVIAVNEQESEH; encoded by the coding sequence GTGCACACCACTCGCGCAATCGGGTATTCGCAGAACCACCCCATCGACCACCCCGACAGCATCATCGAGCGTGAAATACCGGTGCCAGAGCTCGGTTCCCACGACCTTCTCGTCGAGGTGCGAGCGGTCTCGGTTAACCCGGTCGACGTGAAGGTGCGTCAGGGTGCTCCCGCGAACGGGTTCAAGGTGCTGGGCTATGACGCATCGGGCGTCGTGCGCGCGGTCGGCGAGGGCGTGACCCTCTTCTCGGTCGGCGACGAGGTGTTCTACGCGGGCCAGATCGACAAGCAGGGCACGAACCAAGCGCTTCACACGATCGACGAGCGGGTCGTCGGCCGAAAGCCCACGACGCTCTCGTTCACCGATGCGGCATCGTTGCCGCTCACCACGATCACGGCCTGGGAGTGCCTCTTCGACCGGCTAGGCCTCACCGAGGCATCGCGGGGCACGCTACTCATCGTGGGCGCAACCGGCGGCGTCGGTTCGGTCATGATGCAGCTGTGCGAGGCGCTCTTGCCGGGCGTCACGGTCATCGCGACCGCTTCGAGCCCCGAACGGGTGGCCTGGGCGCTCGAACGGGGCGCAGAGCACACCGTGAACCACCACGCCGATCTCGCCGCAGAAGTACTCGAGATTGCGCCTGACGGCGTCGAGTGGATCTTTACCGCTCACTCAAAGGGCCAGGTCGAGACCTACGAGCGCATCATTCGTCCCTTCGGCCATATCGTCGCGATCGACGACGGCCCGACCGACGTCACTCCGCTGAAAATCAAGAGTGTCGCATGGCACTGGGAGCGCATGTTTACCCGCTCAATGTTTCAGACTCCCGACATGATCGAGCAGCACCACCTCTTAAACGCGACGGCCGCGCTCGTCGATGCCGGCAAGGTGACCGCGACCACGACCCGCGTGCTGAGCCCGCTTACTTCTGCGACGGTACGCGAAGCGCACGAGCTCATCGAGACCGGGCGCACGGTGGGCAAGCTGGTGATCGCCGTGAACGAGCAGGAGAGCGAGCACTAA